A portion of the Uloborus diversus isolate 005 unplaced genomic scaffold, Udiv.v.3.1 scaffold_14, whole genome shotgun sequence genome contains these proteins:
- the LOC129232870 gene encoding zinc finger protein 271-like translates to MKDIQSEQRHLRIHTGEKPFSCVQCSKTFLAFSDLKKHLRTHTENLKRHLTIHSGGEKQYSCVQCSKAFSSASDLKKHLRTHTGEKPYSCEHCSKAFSHLQRLKSHLRTHSGEKPYSCEHCSRAFTNASDLKKHLRTHTGEKPYSCLGCSRAFSSASDLKKHLRTHTGEKPYSCEHCSKAFSHIFNLKSHLRTHSGEKPYSCEHCSKAFSHVSSLKSHLRIHSGEKPYSCEHCSKAFSQHFGLKSHLITHSGEKPYSCEHCSRAFSHLCSLKAHLRTHTGEKPYSCEYCSRTFSSASDLRKHLRTHTGEKPYSCEHCSRSFSHHCSLKSHLRTHTGEKPYSCEYCSRAFSSASDLRKHLRTHSGEKPYSCEHCSKAFPSASDLKKHLRTHTGEKPYSCEHCLKAFTNASDLKIHLRTHTGEKPYSCEYCSRAFSSASDLKKHLRTHTGEKPYSCEHCLRAFTNASDLKIHLRTHTGEKPYSCEHCSMKFSQLGNLKVHLRTHSGGKPFS, encoded by the coding sequence aaaacttaaaaagacACCTGACAATCCATAGTGGCGGCGAAAAACAGTATTCCTGTGTACaatgctcaaaggcattttccagTGCTTCAGATTTAAAGAAGCATCtcagaacccatactggcgagaaaccgtattcatgtgaacattgttcaaaggcgtTTTCCCATCTGCAAAGATTAAAATCTcatctgagaacccattctggcgagaaaccgtattcatgtgaacattgttcaaggGCATTTACCAACGCTTcagatttaaagaaacatctgagaacccatactggcgagaaaccgtattcatgtctAGGTTGTTCAAGGGCATTTTCCAGTGCTTcagatttaaagaaacatctgagaacacatactggcgagaaaccgtattcatgtgaacattgttcaaaggctttttcacacatttttaacCTAAAATCACATCTGAGAACCCACTCTGGCGAgaaaccatattcatgtgaacattgctcaaaggctTTTTCCCACGTTTCTAGCCTAAAATCACATCTGAGAATTCATTCTGgtgagaaaccgtattcatgtgaacactgttcaaaggcattttctcaaCATTTTGGTCTAAAATCACATCTGATaacccattctggcgagaaaccgtattcatgtgaacattgttcaaggGCATTTTCCCACCTTTGTAGCCTAAAAgcacatctgagaacccatactggcgagaaaccgtattcgtgtgaatattgttcaaggaCATTTTCCAGTGCTTCAGATTTAAGGAagcatctgagaacccatactggcgagaaaccgtattcatgtgaacattgttcaagaTCGTTTTCCCACCATTGTAGCCTAAAatcacatctgagaacccatactggcgagaaaccgtattcgtgtgaatattgttcaagggCATTTTCCAGTGCTTCAGATTTAAGGAAGcatctgagaacccattctggcgagaaaccgtattcatgtgaacattgttcaaaggcatttccCAGTGCTTCAGATTTAAAAAagcatctgagaacccatactggcgagaaaccgtattcatgtgaacattgtttAAAGGCATTTACCAACGCTTCAGATTTAAAGATACATCTAAGAACCCATAccggcgagaaaccgtattcgtgtgaatattgttcaagggCATTTTCCAGTGCTTCAGATTTAAAGAagcatctgagaacccatactggcgagaaaccgtattcatgtgaacattgtttAAGGGCATTTACCAACGCTTCAGATTTAAAGATACATCTAAGAACCCATAccggcgagaaaccgtattcatgtgaacattgttcaatgAAATTTTCTCAACTAGGAAACCTGAAAGTGCACTTGAGAACCCATAGTGGCGGAAAGCCTTTTTCCTGA